GAGCGATGTCAAGTTATCGCAAAGGCCACTGCGGTACTCCGCTCATGACATTGAGTTGGGACTGTCCAATATATCCGAAGAACTAGCTAACGCTCCGAAACCTCTCGCAGGTCTGCGAGTGAATGAAAATTCATTAATGGATCAGATAAACAGGGACAAGCTCAAATGCTCAAAGGAATCGTTCTCGCTCATACAGAGTGTTAGAAGCGATGCTGGACCGTCTATCTCGGAACTTGAGGATGTCCTAGAAAGTCTCCTGAAGGTGAGTCCTGTACTTTTGGAGAGATTATATTGTCTTAGATTTTGCTAATACCTTTCGACTCACTATAGGATATTCAAATTGAGTCAACAACCCCTGTTCTCCGTCCATTAAGCGCCGAATGTTTCCCTTCAAGCCCAGCACCTATGTTCGACGAACACATGCTACCAATTCCAGCCTCTCCGGCTTCAAATGGGCTAGAATTacttcgtcatcatcctgcaCCTTGTGGGTTAGAATACGAGTATATAATGAACGAAAATCGATACCCTTTTGCCCCGAATAGAGAGAGCCGGCATGACCACATGGAATTAAGCGAAGGAGATAGCTCGACTCATGATACTCCCAAAATAGAAATCGAACCATCCACCAAAACAGGTTTTCCAACAATGGAACTATGTAATGAAGGAAAGCACTCAATGATTATCGCAACGCTTGAGCCAAGCAGCTCTTCAGCAAATAAATCCGATCCTTCAGAATATGGCACTTGCAACTCAGACGCAAGGTCGAATAATAGGGTCTTTGCAACGACAGCTGCCAAAGTGCCATTGTCAGAACACATGAAGGGGACTGCCGAAGAAAGGACCGTAAAGTTACAGCATACACAGCAGTGCTTGGGAATAAGCTCGAAAAACGACCGTTCCAGAGAAGACCCCGAAAGTCTATCCAAGCATGTGGCTTCTGCCGTGACAAAACAGCCCCAGAAATTTAGAGCAGGCTCATGCCACCAACATACATTAGAACCACATGGAGTCCATGAGACTAAAATTCCTGTTCCACAATTACGACGCGTAACCCTGGGCTCCTTGTCATCGTTCATGGAgacaaggggaagaagcaCCAAAAAGCAGATACTTGCGAAAAGTCCTTACTTTGCTAGTGAAGCGTCTCGGGGTCCTGAACAACAAAACAATTACTTTGATACTAGTTTCagagaacagcagcagcaaaatgTAAATGTTTCCAAATCCCTACGAACACCTTCGATTCCTGCCGTTCAAGCACCCCGGTGTCCCGCGCAGCATGGTGGCCTTGTTCTCTTCATATCAACTGGGCTGCTGGAAACCCACATGCAAGTTATACAATGCCTTGAGGGATCAGATCACCCTCCACAGCTCATTTACCGAGATTATGGGAATGGCTCATCGAAATGTCAGTCCAGACAACAACCAAGAGAATCATCATCCCAACATCCCCAGACAACATCAATCCATTCACCAGATGAAGCAGATATAATTCTGTCGCCCAGAACCGGAATTATCCTAACAACCTCACAAGCAACCATGCAGCTATACCTTCCGGGGCACAAATCCACTTTCACCCAACCCAATCTTCCCCAAATCAAAGCCGTAAACTCTCCGCTCCGCGAGTCCGTTTATCGACTCTCCACAAGATATCAACAGTTATACGTATTTATATCGCACGGCACCGAACAATCAAAGCGCTCCAAATCTCGGGCTTCAACCCGTCAGCTCTCTGCAAATGAAAACCTCCTTAACTCCCTAACATCCTTGTCTGCATTCTGTACCTCATTGTCCGAGTACTCATCCATAACTCCGCTCATAATACCCTCTGTCCCGGAATCAGCCGCTGCATGGATCTTGGCCCTTTCCCATAAGCATCTCTGTCAACTTCCACCTCAGCGGCCCAACCCATACTCTCCGTACACGATTGCATTTACGCCCGTGAACCCGAAACCACAACTCGGGGCTTTTCTGGGGAATCCGGGGGAGAGTGTTTGGGAGCTTTTTCTTCGGAGGGTGGGGCTAAATCCGTATGCTGCACAGGTTGTGCTTGCTGTTCTGAggagagacggcgaggacgCGGTTAATGGCAGTGAATTCCATGAGTCGGGCGTCCAGCAAATGGGTGGGTATCTCTCTAGATTTGTAGAGATGTCATTGGAAGACCGAAGAGTGTTATTTGGGGGTCTACTCGGGGAGAATATTCTGAAGCGAGTTGATTCGCTCATTGAGAGGGACTGGCAGTGCGATTGGGCCCTAAACTTCGATGATGGGATTGAATGAATGGGTGGCTGAAGTGTATTGCTGGTTGATACATGGAGCTACCGACAGATCGATAGAGATGCGTGTAAGAGAGGAGATATCTGATGTTATTACTTATGCTCGTCAAGCCAATAGATGAGGCATGTGAGAGCTAGATTTAGAAATACAACAAATGGTATGCAAAACAATCATTCACGCTTTCGGCAATAAATGCAAGAAGGAACAATATCCCAAGAGTATGAGGGAACAGCGAATGTTCCCCTGCTGTCATCCAGGCACgttttctagttttttttttttttttttataggGGGTTGCAACATTGAGGATCATGATTTTGTCAAAAGGTATAATACAAGGACTCGGTCTCTGACGGTTCGACCCAAGAGGGACGAAACGAACAAGAACATCGCGTTAAATCCGATTCATGGTCTTCTTTACTCGTTGATCTTGGCAAGGATCCTAATTGTTAATGTTAGACTTGTTTTGACCATCAaagatggatggaagggCATACTCAGAGTCCCGGAAGAGAGTGTACTCCTCCTCACCGACCTTGAGGGGGCTACCACCGAACTAAAGACAGAAAAGAAACCTGGTTAGCATCTAGTCTCTTGATCGTATATATACGATAATCCTCAAATATCCTAGCTCGTTTAATTCCAGGTCACAGGGGCGAAACGTACCTGGGGGATCAGAACGCGGTCACCAGCGTTGACGCCCATGGGGACGCGCTGGCCGTTGCGGTCAACGGCACCGGGACCAACAGCGAGAACCTTAGCCTCGTTCTGCTCCTTGACGCTGCtctcggggaggaagatgccgGAGGCGGTCTTGGCCTCGGGCTTGAcgcgctggacgaggacgcGGTCCAGGAGAGGAGCAAGGTTCTTGACGCTGCGGAGGAAAGACTAGCAAATCCAATGCATATTAGAAATTCGATCTCTCCTCCAGCGAACTAGAAGCCGGAGCCCACCTTTGCAGGGGTTGGCTCTCCGCCGAAAAAGTTTTGACGGCCTTCAAGTTCGCATCAGGGAGTCATCGGAACGACGTACCATGGTGAGATTATACGAAATGGGTATTAAGCACCGAAAATGACTTAAAAGGCGAGAAGGAGCAAGCGTGGGTGGATAAGGAGGTTGAGACGTGGAAGCaaaagggaagaaaagcgCAAGCCGGCaagctggggaagaagatccgaTCTGGACTCGCGAGAAATTTCCAGAATGCCAAGACCTCCAGCTCTCCACGACCTGCCGAGGGTATCCTTTCGCGCTCTCAACTCCGTCAACGGTCAATTATCCATGCTAAAATAGGCACTCGGATTATGCGTTCATCTACTGAAGAAGTCCTCCTGGCGGGATTGAATCTGATCAAGCTCTACTACGCATTCAACAACAATGCCCCTgccatagttatactatGAACCGAAGCTTACCGCAGCTGCGGAAGCTCCTTACTGCCGAAAGCGCAGCTATCGGGTATCACTCAACCTACTGATGCGCGGTTCAATGATGCGGGAGGTGAGATCTCTCAGGGAATTGTATTCTCATTTGTGGTTATTACAGGTTATTCATGACTAATGCCTCCGTTTCATGGCTTTTAACGGTTGTACTACCATCTCCTTCCCCGTCCTCGaccgccacctccaccatAACCACCTCCATAACCCATTTGGCCCTGGCCACCACCTTGACCACCGAACCCACCTTGAGCTTGTTGCCCGCCGCCTGCACCGGATTGCCCACCCATCATTGCCTGTGCATGTTGCATGAAAGACATTGGGTCCATAGAGGCAGGATCTAGCCCTTGCGACATCATCGATGCCAGCATTCCCTGCATCATGTCTGGGTTCATATCTGGCATCCCTGGTATCCCGGGCATCGGAGGCGGTGCATTCGTAGTAGGAGGTCCAGCTCCCGGCTGCGCGCCGGGCATTGGGGGAAGCCCCATGGTTAGGAAGCTCTGCATATCATCCAGCTGTCTCCTCTGGTCTCCCACTTCCTTCCGTAGTTCTTGCTGCTTCAAGACATAGCTTGCCCAGGTAAACTCGTCAAATCCGTAGTTGAAATAGTCCGTCATGTCTGTCCCTGGTCGCCTCCATGGCTTATCATCCTCGGGGAAATCAACATCCATATCAGTTGACAGGACCGGCTTTCCTGTAGCAGGATGGATAGGGTTCGCATGGACGTCAATCGTGGATGCGTGCACTGGCGGGTATGCTGAGCCTGGTTTTTGTGATACAGGTCGCGTTCCAGACGGCACTGACGATGTGGTGTCAACTTTGGGTGTTAATGAAGGTGTCAGAGATTTCGGAGCGGCAGGAGAATCGGCGGATGTGGACCGTTGAGTGTCGGCTTTTAATGTGGTATGGCGAGGATGGGGACTGCACAACTTTTAGCAAATGCGATTGTCATGAGAAGCGATTGACCTCACGCTTCTGGAGGAGGCGCATCCGGAGGAGCCTCTGTGATGATATTGAAATCGTCCTAGAGTCGCTAATTAGCAAGGTCCACTTCGACAGCCTCAGATGTTGCGtacctcatcatcttcctcctctacctcctcttcttcctcgccctcgttcGAGTCGTTCATCGGAGTGTCGGTCGCGGGTCTTCGAGGATCCCGGGATTGAGTGACCGGCACCGCATCGGCGGGATCATAGagatcatcgtcatcgtcctccatACTGCGCGTTAATTCAAAAAGCTGGCGGACTTGAATGGAGGGGGGCGATCGAAAACGTCGAAGCTCTGCTCCTTGTTACACTGATCCTGCGGAGATAGCTTGAAgtttgctttgtttgctttcctCCAATCGGCTTTGTCAAGGCACTAGCAAACCCACGAGACGGTCATAACCAAAGAAATGGGAAACTTGTCcgaaagaaggcgatgatCAAATTAGCAAGTAGGGGAAGACTCTTAAAATTTATAGTCTTTGTCTGATCTCTAAAGTATGGCCAATCCCATGTGGTAAAGATTCTGGTGCATGGGGTCACGTGCTGTCCTCCAATCCACTGCGATCAAATGCGATAAGCTCAATTCGGGCTGTTCAACGTCTACATCGATATCTGTTTCTGTTAGGGTGTGCTTCCAGTGCTCCACAATGCCACCGTCTGAACCCCCAAGCCACAGCTCGACTCCTCGGTCATTTACAAGCCAAACCGCTTCTGCGGAAGATCTCCTCAAATCACAAACCGTCGGTCTTGTTCATCTTTCCGATTTCCGCAAACGCCGCGCGGAAGTTCTAGAGCAGAAAGAGCGCGAGGCGCATGACAAGTCCTTGGGTAGATTTACCTCCGGTAATTCAAGAAGCGCGACTCCTTCAGCGGGCGATGTAACTGACGGGTAAGTAACGGCACCTATTTTGATCTACATTTCTAGCTAATCGCAACCGGTAGGAATTCAACATCACGAAGCGAGGGGCCtcccaagaagaagaaaaagaaacaactTGCAAAGAGCAAACTATCGTTTGGaaatgaagacgaagagggggacgatgaggaagtaTTTCACAAATCAAAGCCGAAGGCTGCGGGAGTTTCGACGCCGGCCGAATTAACTGCCTCGCGCTCTGACACCAATACGCCCTTTGATGAGAGCTCTGTACCGTCATCTCGTCGCATTACACCAAATCCTaatgctcctcctcctccgaaggCGCTCACGAAGGCCTCGCTGAAAGCCGAGGCAGAGGCTCGAGATGCCTTGCGCAAAGAATTTCTGGCGATGCAAGATTCCGTTAAGAATACCGAGATTTTGGTCCCTTTTGTCTTTTACGATGGAACAAATATACCCGCGGGAACAGCTAAAGTTAAGAAGGGGGACCAAGTCTGGTTGCTTTTGGATCGGTGTCGAAAAGTTGGTGCTGAACTGGGCGTCAGTGGTACCAGCGGCGCATCAAAAGGTCGAAAGTACAATCGCCGTGAGTGGGCAAGAATAAGTGTGGATGACTTGATGCTCGTAAAAGGAGAAGTCATTATTCCACATGTATGTTCTTCCTTCCATATGTCAATGGCGCCTCGCTAACAGTCACTTCTAGCACTACGAACTATACTATTTCATTGCCAACAGTGTTCCCAGTTTTTCCAACACCGGGGGCCTACTTTTCGATTATTCTAACAAACCTCCACCCCCACCCCCAACCGATGATCCTTTGTACCGGCCGAGTAACGACGAGCTCGAGGGAGGCGAGAGAGATCCCACGCTAACGAAGGTAGTCGATAGACGGTGGTACGAGCGAAACAAACACATCTTTCCGGCAAGTCTATGGCGGGAGTACGAACCGGGTGCggagtttgaggagaagatgcgTACGACGAGACGTGATGCTTCGGGAAATACCTTTTTCTTCTGATCTTGCTGCTCCACGGCATAATATAGAAATCATTGCTACATATAAACGGGTGCGTTGGAACTAAAAGAACTTgtatatttttaagatacCCAATTAAATGAAATCAACTCTCGTATAACCGGATTCATcatttacttattattttgCCCTTGGTTTTACGGTACTCAGGTAGCATCGTGGTGAAGCTGCAGACCTACGCGGTCCCGTACCTCGAGACAGCACCTACCTTCCTCGTTATTTCCATCCCATCTTCCTAAATGATCCCACCAAATCCACATCGAcattctcatcatcagccTCCGCTTGACCAGCGACGCAAAGATGGATTTCTACCTGCGGTGCAACTCTCTCAGCTGCCGAGCGCCTTTAAAGGAGCGAGCGGTCGTTACTACCTGCTCGTGAGTATCATCATCGTGTTGCATAACCCCCAGTCTAGCTAAAACCACGAGCTGACCTCCCAGACACATTTTCTGCCTTCAGTGTGCTGAAGCCCTTGGGCTCTCACGTCCCGCCGGAGGCGAACGTCGCTGTCCGGCCTGCGACATGACCCTCATCAACCCAGACGATGCCGTATCGACCGTTCTTAATCCGACAGAAGACTACAAAACAAGTGTGCTCAGTGGCCTCGATCCAAATACCGTAATGGAATGTACTGGGCGAGCCTTACAATTTTGGACCTATCAAACGACTCAAGAAATGTGTGCTTCAGTCCACCCAAGTGTTTCCAAACAGCAAGGCTGATGAAATACCAAGCTTCTACCAGGATTTCCTAGGAAAGGCATTGACGGATAAATACGCAAATTTGAATTCCCAGATGGACAAAGTGATCCATAACGCCAACAAGGAGATTTCGACGTTGCAGACGAGGCTTATTGGTTGGTGCAATTGCTATCCAGGCTGTCcatttatatactatctaaCGATATGTCTCCAGACACGCAAACGGTGCAGGAGCAACTCCGCAAGAAGAACCAAGAGCTTGCTGACATGTATCGGGAGAAATGCAAGAAGTTCACTCAAATCACTCACTTATACAACGTGCTCAAATCTCGAGCCATGAGATCTCAAATGCAAAATGCTGCCGTTTCTCAGGCATTCAACGATCTTGAAATACCGCGTAATGGTCCATCAAGCTTGGTGGCACAAACTCACGGTGCACAAGTACCTCCACAGACTCCATCAGCCTTCCAGCAGAGGACATAtcctctggatctggatggAGTAGAACAACTTCATCGACACCAGCGGAGTGGTACAGGAAGTTCGAAGGGGACAAAACAAAAGTCTAATCCGACAGCTATGGCCCCTCCAAGCCGTCCACCTGTTGGCATGAGGAGGGGTACGTCCATTATTTCATTTCATGCGGAGATACTAACGCATTCTAGGAGAACCCCCGAATGCTACACCCCAGCATCGCACACGACTCGCGGGCGTCTCACGCCCTTCCACATCGGCTGGGATGTCCCAATTACCGAATGATAATATAATGTTGGAGCGTTTCCATGCTGAGCGACCACCCACCGAAGGGTTTATGAACgaccatcatcaccactcTAATCACCGGCAAACCCTAAATGTCCAGAACGACAGATCGCCAGGCGAGGCGCCGGCGATAAGATCATacttcaacaccacaatGAATTAATGCTATGGAAACTCAGAAATAGTATCGTATAGTAGACTTGAGCGACCCgattatatagatttagtgGTAAATTGGGTTCGTGGTTAGCAGTTGGggaattatatatagtccAAGGTCATAGAAAATATAGTTCAAAAGTGTGAACCAGTGAGTCCTTATATTAACCACAACGACCCTCaagaaatataaattattCGTAGATATAGCTTGGAGATCATGAAATGCGTCAACTTATTGTGACTTTATCCTTACCTATATTCAACCGAGCCAAGGTAGTATGGTTGTAGGGCCGACTACATACCGCGCACACCTTATGAAAGCAAACAacccagaaaaaaaaaaaaagtccaACTCTGACAACAAAAGTCCAAGCCAAAGTCTCTCCGGCGTCcgctatctatataaataagaatcaACTCTCCACCGGGCAACTATGTAGGGCTAGTCAACGCTTCTCGGACGGACGGAAGCACCGAAAACTACGACCATCCGCCATCCGCCCGCCATCCGCGCTTCCACTGCTCCGAGTCCAACCACAAACGACCCCgttctttattatttaatttccT
Above is a window of Aspergillus puulaauensis MK2 DNA, chromosome 2, nearly complete sequence DNA encoding:
- a CDS encoding uncharacterized protein (COG:O;~EggNog:ENOG410PPV7;~InterPro:IPR001841,IPR042448,IPR017907,IPR013083;~PFAM:PF14634;~go_component: GO:0000795 - synaptonemal complex [Evidence IEA];~go_function: GO:0061630 - ubiquitin protein ligase activity [Evidence IEA];~go_process: GO:0007131 - reciprocal meiotic recombination [Evidence IEA]) encodes the protein MDFYLRCNSLSCRAPLKERAVVTTCSHIFCLQCAEALGLSRPAGGERRCPACDMTLINPDDAVSTVLNPTEDYKTSVLSGLDPNTVMECTGRALQFWTYQTTQEIFYQDFLGKALTDKYANLNSQMDKVIHNANKEISTLQTRLIDTQTVQEQLRKKNQELADMYREKCKKFTQITHLYNVLKSRAMRSQMQNAAVSQAFNDLEIPRNGPSSLVAQTHGAQVPPQTPSAFQQRTYPLDLDGVEQLHRHQRSGTGSSKGTKQKSNPTAMAPPSRPPVGMRRGEPPNATPQHRTRLAGVSRPSTSAGMSQLPNDNIMLERFHAERPPTEGFMNDHHHHSNHRQTLNVQNDRSPGEAPAIRSYFNTTMN
- a CDS encoding uncharacterized protein (COG:S;~EggNog:ENOG410PPW9), whose translation is MDPSLLDYARFHGIASDYTAVDPRAHIDDTLQSGPKDDLSLQHAQLECHNRLDFARATLEDNIRREKLCLSKEGARFLTSLIRNNQSQSLVINWDGLLPDFHRVDAKIDPPIFSLESESDVKLSQRPLRYSAHDIELGLSNISEELANAPKPLAGLRVNENSLMDQINRDKLKCSKESFSLIQSVRSDAGPSISELEDVLESLLKDIQIESTTPVLRPLSAECFPSSPAPMFDEHMLPIPASPASNGLELLRHHPAPCGLEYEYIMNENRYPFAPNRESRHDHMELSEGDSSTHDTPKIEIEPSTKTGFPTMELCNEGKHSMIIATLEPSSSSANKSDPSEYGTCNSDARSNNRVFATTAAKVPLSEHMKGTAEERTVKLQHTQQCLGISSKNDRSREDPESLSKHVASAVTKQPQKFRAGSCHQHTLEPHGVHETKIPVPQLRRVTLGSLSSFMETRGRSTKKQILAKSPYFASEASRGPEQQNNYFDTSFREQQQQNVNVSKSLRTPSIPAVQAPRCPAQHGGLVLFISTGLLETHMQVIQCLEGSDHPPQLIYRDYGNGSSKCQSRQQPRESSSQHPQTTSIHSPDEADIILSPRTGIILTTSQATMQLYLPGHKSTFTQPNLPQIKAVNSPLRESVYRLSTRYQQLYVFISHGTEQSKRSKSRASTRQLSANENLLNSLTSLSAFCTSLSEYSSITPLIIPSVPESAAAWILALSHKHLCQLPPQRPNPYSPYTIAFTPVNPKPQLGAFLGNPGESVWELFLRRVGLNPYAAQVVLAVLRRDGEDAVNGSEFHESGVQQMGGYLSRFVEMSLEDRRVLFGGLLGENILKRVDSLIERDWQCDWALNFDDGIE
- the HSP10 gene encoding GroES family chaperonin (BUSCO:EOG09265H9T;~COG:O;~EggNog:ENOG410PPNQ;~InterPro:IPR018369,IPR020818,IPR011032,IPR037124;~PFAM:PF00166;~go_function: GO:0005524 - ATP binding [Evidence IEA];~go_process: GO:0006457 - protein folding [Evidence IEA]), which codes for MSFLRSVKNLAPLLDRVLVQRVKPEAKTASGIFLPESSVKEQNEAKVLAVGPGAVDRNGQRVPMGVNAGDRVLIPQFGGSPLKVGEEEYTLFRDSEILAKINE
- a CDS encoding FAM50/XAP5 family protein (COG:S;~EggNog:ENOG410PGV7;~InterPro:IPR007005;~PFAM:PF04921;~go_component: GO:0005634 - nucleus [Evidence IEA]); its protein translation is MPPSEPPSHSSTPRSFTSQTASAEDLLKSQTVGLVHLSDFRKRRAEVLEQKEREAHDKSLGRFTSGNSRSATPSAGDVTDGNSTSRSEGPPKKKKKKQLAKSKLSFGNEDEEGDDEEVFHKSKPKAAGVSTPAELTASRSDTNTPFDESSVPSSRRITPNPNAPPPPKALTKASLKAEAEARDALRKEFLAMQDSVKNTEILVPFVFYDGTNIPAGTAKVKKGDQVWLLLDRCRKVGAELGVSGTSGASKGRKYNRREWARISVDDLMLVKGEVIIPHHYELYYFIANSVPSFSNTGGLLFDYSNKPPPPPPTDDPLYRPSNDELEGGERDPTLTKVVDRRWYERNKHIFPASLWREYEPGAEFEEKMRTTRRDASGNTFFF
- the fip1 gene encoding cleavage polyadenylation factor subunit FIP1 (BUSCO:EOG09264OAU;~COG:A;~EggNog:ENOG410PQ13;~InterPro:IPR007854;~PFAM:PF05182), encoding MEDDDDDLYDPADAVPVTQSRDPRRPATDTPMNDSNEGEEEEEVEEEDDEDDFNIITEAPPDAPPPEAPHPRHTTLKADTQRSTSADSPAAPKSLTPSLTPKVDTTSSVPSGTRPVSQKPGSAYPPVHASTIDVHANPIHPATGKPVLSTDMDVDFPEDDKPWRRPGTDMTDYFNYGFDEFTWASYVLKQQELRKEVGDQRRQLDDMQSFLTMGLPPMPGAQPGAGPPTTNAPPPMPGIPGMPDMNPDMMQGMLASMMSQGLDPASMDPMSFMQHAQAMMGGQSGAGGGQQAQGGFGGQGGGQGQMGYGGGYGGGGGRGRGRRW